Below is a window of Nocardia asteroides DNA.
GCGACATCCCCACCGACACCGAGGCCGGAAAGGTCACCCTCGCGGTGAAACTCGGCGACGCGCGCACCCGCACCCTGCACCTGGTGCTGCTGGCCGCGCCGTTCGTGATCAGCGTGGCGCTGGTGGCGCGCACGCCGTTCGCGCTGGCCGGACTGCTGGCGTTGCCGCTGGCGATCCGCGCCAACGCGCCGGTGCGCTCGGGCAAGGGCGGGCTGGAACTGATTCCCGCCCTGCGCGATTCCGGGCTGGCACTGCTGGCCTGGTCGGCGCTGAGCGCGCTGGCGGTCGGGCTCGGCTGAGCCCGGCCGGCGCACCGGCTAGTCGTCGCCGTCCGGGACGATGATGCCGAGGACCCAGTTGACCAGCGAGATGATCACACCGCCCCAGAACGCCGCCCAGAAACCGTCGACGCGCAGACCGTAGTCGGACAGTTCGGTGATCTTCGCGGTCAGCCACAGCATGCCCGCGTTCACCAGCAGCAGGAACAGCCCGAGCGTGAGGATCACGAACGGCAGGGACAGGAGTTTGACGATCGGCTTGATGAGGGCGTTCACCGCGGTGAACACCGCCGCGACGATCAGGATCACCAGGGCCTTGCCCCAGTTTCCCCAGTCGGCCGGGACCAGGATGTCGATCTTGTCGATCCACGCCGCCGCGGCCCAGATGGCAATGGCGTTGATGACCAGTCGAATGGCTAGCTGCATAGAGCCATGCTAGGCCCGGAAACGGACATTGCGGCGGGTCTGACACACACCCGGTACAGAATTCACGCGGCCCGGTCGAGTAGTCCGTAGAGGTCGGCGCGCAACGCGGCGGCGCCGTCGCGACCGCCGAGCAGGTCGGTGGTGGCCGGATCGGCGGCCCGCAGGATCCCGAGCAGCAGGTAGGTCGTGGAGATCTCGCGATCCTTGCGGTGAATGGCTTCGCGCAGCGCGAGTTCGAGCGTCTTCTTGGCCGTCCGCGTGAACGGGATGTGCCCGGCGCCGAGCATCCGCCCGAGAACACCGCGCTTGCTCTCCGGTTCGGCCTGCTCCCACGCCGCCGCCCCGAAGTTCTCGGCGATGCTGGCCTGGACCGCGTCGAGGTCGATGCCGATCGAACGCAGCGCCGCGGCGTCGTCGGCGCCCAGCGGGGTGGCGGTGGTGCCACGGGCGAGTACGGCGCGCACGCTGTCGGCGGTGATGCCGCGCGCGTCGAGCACGGTCCGGAGGGCGGGGCCGGCGTTCGACACGACGCCGAGCAGCACGTGCTCCGGCCCGATCCGGTCGGCGCCCAGGTCTTTGGCCTCGTCCTGGGCGCTCACGACCGCCACCCTGGCATCTCGGCTGAACTTCTCGAACATCAGCGGGTACCGCCCTTCCGGTTGTGTTTCTGATGCACCGCCTGCTTGCTCACCTCGAGCGCTTCGGCAATCGCCTGCCAGGACCAGCCGTTGGCTCTGGCATTGGCCACCTGGATGGTTTCGAGCCGGTCGGCCAGCCTGCGCAGCGCGAGTACCGCCCGCAGGCCGACCGCCGGATCGGGATTGCCCGCCGCCGAGGCGAGCGTCGTTGCATCGGTCATGGCGTCAATTTTGATTGACGATCCCCCGAGTTGTCAACAAAAATTGACGAATCAGCTCAGCCGGTAGACCAGCTTCGCGAACTGCCCCATCCGCGCGACATCCACCAGCCGCAGCCGATCGGCCAGGATTCGGCGCGGCAGCAACGGCGCACCACCGCCCAGCGTCACCGGCGTGACGCCGACGATCACCTCGTCGAGCAGGCCCGCGTCGGCGAACTGCCCGGCGAGCTCACCACCGCCCAGAATCCAGATGTCGCGATCCCCCGCCGCGGCCACCATCTCGGCATGTATCGACGCCACCGGCCCCTGGACGAAACGCACCCGCGCGTCGGGAATCGCGGGCAGCTCACGGTGCGTGAACACCCAGGCGGGCCGATCGCCGTAGTTCTCACCCCAGTGCCCGGGCGGATCGTTGGCCGCCATCCACTCGTAGGTCGTCGCACCCAGACACAGGACACCGACCTCGCGCAGGAACTCGTCGATATCGCCGGTGGCCGGCTCGGCATCGGTCACGGCCATCAGCCAGTCCAGCGAGTTGTCGGGGTCGGCGATGTAGCCGTCGAGACTGGCGGCGGTGTAGTAGCGGGTCGTCATGACCACCGATCCTGGCAGCGAAACCTGACATCTCCGGTCAGGTTTCGCCGTCAGCCGTGCCAGCGGCCGGTGCCGAGGAATTCGGTGAGTACGGCGGTGGGCCCGGCGAGGTCGAGGTGCTGACTGGCGACCCACGCGTCGTCGAAGTACGTGCCCGCGTAGCGGTCGCCACCGTCGCACAGCAGCGTCACCACGCTGCCGCTGCGGCCCTCGGCGAGCAGTTCGGAGACCAGGTGGAACGCGCCCCACAGGTTCGTCCCCGTCGACCCGCCCACGCGACGCCCGAGCGCCACGCTGGCATGCCGGGCGGTGGCCACCGAGGCGGCGTCGGGAACGACGACCATCCGGTCGACCACCTGCCCCACGAACGACGGCTCCACCCGCGGCCTGCCGATGCCCTCGATCCGCGACGGCATCCCGGTCTCGTAGCCCGCGTCCCCGGTCTCGTACCCGCCGAAGAACGCCGAGTGCTCCGGGTCCACCACGGCCAGCCGCGTGGCATGCCTGCGATAGCGGATGTAGCGGCCGATGGTGGCGCTGGTGCCGCCGGTGCCCGCGCCGACCACGATCCACTCCGGGATCGGGTGGGTCTCCAGCGCCAGCTGCTGGAAGATGGATTCGGCGATGTTGTTGTTGCCGCGCCAGTCGGTCGCGCGCTCGGCGTGGGTGAACTGGTCCATGAAATGCCCGCCGGTCTCGGCGGCCAGGCGCTTGGCCTCGGTGTACATCTCCGGCCCGCGCTCCACGAAATGGCACCGGCCGCCCTGGGCCTCGATCAGCGCGATCTTCTGCGGTGAGGTGCTCGCCGGCATCACCGCCACGAAATCCAGTCCGAGCAGGTTCGCGAAATAGGCCTCGCTCACCGCCGTCGACCCCGACGACGCCTCGATCACCGTGGTGCCCTCGGTGACCCAGCCGTTGCAGATCGCGTACAGAAATAGCGAACGGGCCAGCCGGTGCTTGAGGCTGCCGGTGATGTGGGTCGACTCGTCCTTGAGGTACAGCTGCACCGGCCAGGCGGCGGGCAGCGGATACCGCAACAGGTGGGTGTCGGCCGAGCGCTGGGAATCCGCGTCGATCAGCCGGACGGCGTTGTCGACCCAGTCACGCGGGGCGCTGCGATCGAGGTATTTCACGCAGCGGACCCGTCGTCGTCACCCCGCAATCGGGCCCGCAGCTGCGCCTTGTCCTGGCGGCGGCGCGCGTCGACGACGGCGATGTCCTCGTTCACCTTGGTGCGCAGTTTCTTGAACAGGGTCAGCGACAGCGGCATCGCGACGATCAGCGCGAACAGCGCCGCTACGATGATCGGGATCTCCACGCCGATGAGCTTGGCGATGCCGATGATGAGCGCGGCGATCACCACGACGAGCCCGAGGCGGGCCAGCGTGTAGAGCGCCAGATTGCGGAACAGCCGCTTCCCCGCGCCAGAACCTTGCTGACCAGTTGCTTCACTCACGCCCAACAGCCTAACCCCGTCGCGGCCTGGCCCGATGCGGCCCCGTTCGCGGCTTTTGTCTATTACTTCCCCTTTACCAACAGTAGGTGGTTCGACTACGTGGGGGTCGCAGTGCGACGATGACGCCATCTGATGAGGGAACTGTCGAGAACGGAGAGGTTAGCTATGACTGCGATCACCGTCGGCGGCCAGGACACTCTGCTGACACCAGGCCAAGTGGCCGCCATGTTCCACGTAGACCCCAAGACCGTCACTCGGTGGGCCCATGCGGGCAGGCTCGGTTCGCTGCGCACTCCGGGCGGGCATCGCCGATTCCGCGAGTCCGAGGTTCTGCAGTTGCTCAAATCGCTCACCACCGAGGCAGCTCCGCGCTGACCCGACCGGCAGGCGCGAGTCCGTCCGCGGGCTCGCGTTCGCCGGAAATTTCCCTTCTGTTGCGGATGTGCACATGGCACGGACACGGCTACCCTCGATAGCAGGAGGTGAGCGACGTGACGTACCTGTTGGCACTCATCGCGATCGTGGCCGTCGCGGTGTTGTGCTGGAAGGCGTTCGGCCCGGAGAAGCCCCGCCCGTATTCCGGTCCCCCTTCGCGTAGACCGATCCTCGGCCCCGACGACGACCCGGAATTCCTGTGGCGCCTGAACAAGCAGCACCGCGACGATTCCGGCCAGTCCGACCTGTAGCTCGGACGTGACCTTTCCCACATACCCCCCGATGCACCGCGAAAAACCCGGGTAGATAACGTATTCCGGTGATCGATGTGCAGCAGAGTTCCATTCCGACCACCTGGCGCGCGGCCGACGGCAGCGCCGTGACGTTCACCGAGGCACGGTCGGCGTGGACTCGCGCGGCACACGAGGTGCTCGCGGACACCGCGACCAGGTTCAACAACTTCATCGTCAACACGGAGCTGGCCGAGCTGGTCCAGGAGGAATCCGGGATCCGCACGCAGGTCAAATGGCAGCACTGGCTGCCCGTCGTGCTGGACCGGGTCGCCGAGCACTGTCACAAGAACAACGAGCCGCCGCTGAGCGCGCTGTGCGTGCGCAAGAACCAGACGGTGGGCACCGGCTACCGCTACATCCTCGAACTCGCGGGCCTGCCCATCCCCGACGATCTGGAGATGCACGCCGCCGCCGCCCGCTGGCAGTGCTACCAGCACTACGCCACCGACCTCCCCGCCGACGGTGGCCTGCCCACCCTCCCCCCGAAGGTCGCGGCGCTGCGCCACCAGACCTCCCAGGACCTCGCCGCCGCCGAAGCGGCCGAGGCCGCCGTCAAGCCCAAGCGCACCGCCGCCGCCCGCCGCACCGTCACCGTGCCCAAGCCGGAACCGGTCCGCAAGCCCGTGTGCCTGAACTGCCACGTGGAACTCCCGGCCAACAAGATCTGCTACTACTGCTGACCCGTCCGCAGGCCCCGATCGCGGGGCCTGCGTCCCCGGCTCAGCCCTGCTCGCCGGTGCAGTACGTCTTGGCCAGCACCGGCCCCGGCCCGAGCTCCCTGGCCGCCGCGACCGCCGCCGCTTCCGCCTCCTGAGCGGTCGCCGCGATGCGCACCCGATAGTCGCCGCTGCGCCCACGCTTGTCCCGCCCGGTCACCGCCAGCGACGCGCATTCATCGACGAACCGCGCGACGACCACACAATCCGGCCGGTCACACAACCCCCGCGCACTCGCCTCCGCGTCCTCCCAGCTCGGATAGTTCACCGCCGACACGACGTGCGAGGAATCCGCCCGATCCATGACGATCACCCCGTGAAGCCCGTCGTCACCCCCCTCCGCCCCGCGACCCCAACTCCCCCGACAACCATCCCCGCCACAGCCACCATCACCGAAATAAGCTTTCCCACCCGGAATCCTCCGCCCGATAACCGGCCCCACCTCGAGCCGAACCGATCATTATCGATGCTCCGGGCGTCGAGGTCAAAGCTTGTGCGACAACGGTTTCGGCGCCGACCGCGCAGGGCTATCCCCTCAGAGATCGTCGGAACTCCCGATATTCCACGCTGATCTCCCGCAGGTGTTCATCCAGCGCC
It encodes the following:
- a CDS encoding phage holin family protein; its protein translation is MQLAIRLVINAIAIWAAAAWIDKIDILVPADWGNWGKALVILIVAAVFTAVNALIKPIVKLLSLPFVILTLGLFLLLVNAGMLWLTAKITELSDYGLRVDGFWAAFWGGVIISLVNWVLGIIVPDGDD
- a CDS encoding Clp protease N-terminal domain-containing protein; translation: MFEKFSRDARVAVVSAQDEAKDLGADRIGPEHVLLGVVSNAGPALRTVLDARGITADSVRAVLARGTTATPLGADDAAALRSIGIDLDAVQASIAENFGAAAWEQAEPESKRGVLGRMLGAGHIPFTRTAKKTLELALREAIHRKDREISTTYLLLGILRAADPATTDLLGGRDGAAALRADLYGLLDRAA
- a CDS encoding dihydrofolate reductase family protein, with the translated sequence MTTRYYTAASLDGYIADPDNSLDWLMAVTDAEPATGDIDEFLREVGVLCLGATTYEWMAANDPPGHWGENYGDRPAWVFTHRELPAIPDARVRFVQGPVASIHAEMVAAAGDRDIWILGGGELAGQFADAGLLDEVIVGVTPVTLGGGAPLLPRRILADRLRLVDVARMGQFAKLVYRLS
- the cds1 gene encoding L-cysteine desulfhydrase Cds1 yields the protein MKYLDRSAPRDWVDNAVRLIDADSQRSADTHLLRYPLPAAWPVQLYLKDESTHITGSLKHRLARSLFLYAICNGWVTEGTTVIEASSGSTAVSEAYFANLLGLDFVAVMPASTSPQKIALIEAQGGRCHFVERGPEMYTEAKRLAAETGGHFMDQFTHAERATDWRGNNNIAESIFQQLALETHPIPEWIVVGAGTGGTSATIGRYIRYRRHATRLAVVDPEHSAFFGGYETGDAGYETGMPSRIEGIGRPRVEPSFVGQVVDRMVVVPDAASVATARHASVALGRRVGGSTGTNLWGAFHLVSELLAEGRSGSVVTLLCDGGDRYAGTYFDDAWVASQHLDLAGPTAVLTEFLGTGRWHG
- a CDS encoding DUF4229 domain-containing protein, producing MSEATGQQGSGAGKRLFRNLALYTLARLGLVVVIAALIIGIAKLIGVEIPIIVAALFALIVAMPLSLTLFKKLRTKVNEDIAVVDARRRQDKAQLRARLRGDDDGSAA
- a CDS encoding BldC family transcriptional regulator, with product MTAITVGGQDTLLTPGQVAAMFHVDPKTVTRWAHAGRLGSLRTPGGHRRFRESEVLQLLKSLTTEAAPR
- a CDS encoding DUF4189 domain-containing protein; this encodes MDRADSSHVVSAVNYPSWEDAEASARGLCDRPDCVVVARFVDECASLAVTGRDKRGRSGDYRVRIAATAQEAEAAAVAAARELGPGPVLAKTYCTGEQG